Part of the Rhizophagus irregularis chromosome 4, complete sequence genome is shown below.
ttaagtTCAATGATTTTAACTTTAGGAAGATTACGTGATGTTCGTGGAATTATGGAATTTTATCAAGAACTTCTCAAATATAATACCAATTATCATGATTCATTTATGAATAGAACAAATAACATTCCTAtggatattaaattatataatatttttatgaaggCTATATCGGAATGTAAATACGGACCATTAAGCTTCATGGAAATGATTAAATATACTCCAATTGGACTTCAACTAAATCATATTAGTGTTAAATACTTATTTTCCTCTATACAGACCAAAAAAGACATTAAATCGTTTGGATCAAcattatttgaatttgttattaaacAAGAAATAATTCTTAGTAAAGATGTATTAGAagatataataagaaatactGTACGGAATATATCAGATACGGTTGGTTATggagatattattattaaacaattggtaaatgaaataattagtGTGCAGGAGGGAAAGGATTTATTGGATTGTCTCAATATATTAGAGACGCCATTAAATTAGCAAAGGGACTAAATTACcaattataattcttaattaAACTAGCTACTTGCTGAagttttttgaatttgatctTGATAAGCTTTTTGAAGTTCAATAAcctattatatgaaaaaatatatatgtgtgtgtgtatatattaaattaataattaatttatttacttatttgtttgtttttacATACCTccaatttctttttctctgATTTCTCGTTTAAATCTGTAAGTTGTTTTTCAACGCGTTGACTATTCAAATtacaaatcataaaattaaataataataatttaaagacttataaaagtaattatgtataatttacaCACATTTCTGATTTAATGTATTCTAATCGCTTATCAACATTCGTAGTAGCTTCGACTTTATCTTGTTTCACTAATACAGGcccaattaatttataaatattcgCATCATCctttaacaatttaaattcctaagagtaaattaattataaaagtctAAATAGTTTAGTAAGAGTCCTGACTCAGTTAATCTTTTACCTACCATAAATAACTTACCTTTTGAACAACCTCATTTTCTTGTAATTGAGAATCTAAACGTTGCCTAGACTCTATAGCATTTGACAAATCTGTTAAAATCAAAACTAGTATTAGCTCAAAGCgtgtataattttaataaaaataattttctttctcatTTGACCtttctgaattttttgatattcgCTAGTCAAAGCTTCCAATCGTGCTTCCATTGTTGAAAAGTAAATCGTGTAAAAAGGTGAAATTTTTTCACTATCTATCCGCAGTTTTTGTGCCATGTGAATATGAAAGTCCCCTGCATATGTTTGTCAACTGTACCACTCACGTGCATATGCAGATACGTTGAAAAACTTTCGTGTATATATAGGTCTCTTCAGTCTTAAACTTTTTCTTActctttactttttaattaacataatGGTATTTTCATTTCTTCATAATCTGTATTTTGCTTGGTTGATTTAGTATAATCGATGTGTTTTacgtttaattttaattttttagtctGAAGTCGAAGTTGAAGAACACTTTAAACGacttacaaataataaatacgtAGAAGGCGTATTGATTGTTAATGGAGATGGACAAactattaaatcaaatttagatCCTAcgttgaataaaaaatattcggATTTAATTACTAAACTTATAGAACAAGCAACTTTTTGTGTTAAAGAAATGGATGAAACCGTGAGTTTTTcttaacaatttaaataatttgaaagttaTATCCTGATTTAaagtaacaaattttaataattaactaatatttaattatatctagAACGATCTATCGTTCTTACGTGTTAGAACTAAAAAACACGAAATTATGATCGTACCAGGTAaagaattcaattaattcattttgatatttattaatttttttttttaaagaaaaatatacatatgtatttttatttatttatttacctttattaattaaagataagGAATACCTTCTTATTGTTATACAAAATCCTGAAAAGAagccaaatttattttagtttttctaTAGTACatagaaagtttttttttgtttattgaaaatttaatatatagggttttttttttaataaaattattattattatttatacaaccAATCAAACTCTTGAAATATCTATTATGTCTAAATGCTAGTCACAAACAATcatgatcacatgatatatagtttgtaattttgtaattcaaataccgccgtaaaaaaaaaaaaaatctcattccTTAAACTCgccttttttaataattacatcctttttttctaatttatttttcttttataagatttataaaatatacaagGTTTATAGAAAACCTTAAACCATTAAGCAATATGTCATCATTATACGGTGACCTTCCACCACCAACACATTCTTCACCAGGTGGTGGTACTggagaaaaagaagaaactaCCAAACAACAGTCCACGAACAAtgccaccaccaccaccaccagtACTACTACGTCGTCCACGTCTGTAACGGAAATAACTTCAGCTACATCAACTTCGAAACCGACTAAATCTGCTCTCCCAGGTACAAGCAGATTCTGGCAAACCCAAATAAAATACCGcaactttatattataataaattaaatttggatCTTGTTCAGACTTTCACTTTAtacttgataaattttaagtagtatgttacaataataatgataatatcccaagtttaaaaaaaattcactcACCTTTAAAATAACCTTTCGTCAAAACTTCcgaaacaaataaaaacgCACCGTTTTACCATTTTACTACCCGAAACTATCTTTATACAATATGTCGAAAATTCAAGCTGGTTGGACCCCTGGAACGTTGCGTTTTATGCCTACTATTCAAAGAAAACCTGTTGCACAATCAAAACCTAGGCTTACCTCCCGAGTTACAATTTCCTCTCCTCCGGTTCCTGCTATTGCAACTACCAATCCATCGGTGTCGAACCCTACTACTTCAAGTTCTTCCGCTACTGCCCTCACTACCGCTACTATCAATTCTACTACTTCTAATGTTACAGCGAACCTATCGGTTTTGAATCAACAACAAACGAATACTACTACCTTTTCGACTTCTGTTTCTGCCCATAATAATACGTCACCTACTCAGGCTTTGGCTTCTTCCATTGATAACCGGTTATCTATTGCTACGAATTCTACTACTTCTCCTCCTAAACAAAATACTTTCTCGGAGGATGTTAATGATTTCAAATCTGTTTTGAACGTTCAAAGAAATCAGCGTGGTTTTGATAAAGTTAGTAtctaatttatagtttattattttggtATACTGTATTTCTTgtaatcatattatttttttctcgttTATAGAAAAAACAGTTAAATAAAGGTGGCAAAAAGCAAGCTCAGTTGTCTTTGGAAGATGACTATGACCCTACTCGACCTAATGATTATGaagattataaagaaatgGAAAAGAGGCGTAGAGATGATGAAATTTATCGTCGTCAAGAAGAACGCAAAAGACAAAGATCTATGAGCCCTGAGCGCGATAGACGTTCCCCACGTCgttagtaaaatttatgacttgttaattttattcaggatattataaatattataaacaaacaaaatctttctttttctttggaTTATAGGTTATTTTCCACCACCATTATTGTATGAAGATTCACCACCGAGTGAAGCAGAGAATACTCCCCCTGTTTCTCATACTCCTCCCGTTGCTCGTTCTCCACCTGCTAAAATTGATTTAGATATGACCGGTGAAGAAGCCTTTTTACGAAGAGCTCGATTGAGCAATCGTACTATTGAGGAAACTTCAaagtaaatgaaaatgaaataaataaatattgaaaggTTTTTTTCTTGACCAAGCAATTAGAGtttaatttatgttattttacTTTGTAGATCACCTGAGCAAAAATCCACATCTGGTGGATCTGGAGAGGATTTTGCTCATAGAATGATGGCTAAATATGGCTGGCAAGAAGGTCAAGgtattgtaaattaaattaaataaatttatattataaaaatttcaagtttttaattattctaaaaCCTTAAATAGGATTGGGTAAGAACGAACAAGGTATTAGTGAGCCACTATCAGTTCAAAAAACTGATATTAGATCAGGAATTATTGTCAATAACAATCCACCaagtattaaaaatcatttgttaacattaatattatttgttattattgttatcattgttattattcattctaaatttaaaaatgtatttcaTAATATGTTTAGCTAAATCTGATAGTAAAGAAAATGAGATTGCTGCAAATAATCTTCCAAATACCGAACTACCCTCTAAAGTAATTCTACTAACAAATATGGTAATAGATGATGATAAATATCcgatgtatattttatttaaatttttattaaatgttattattattataggtTGGACCTGGTGAAGTAGATGACACGCTTCAAGAAGAGACAGCTGATGAATGTAATGAAAAATACGGGACAGTTGAAAGATGTCTCATTTATgaggtaaaaaatataaattgtattaacgtactctttttataattattaaacattttctttttatttggttATAGGTACCACACAGAAAATTACCGGATGATGAAGCGGTAcgaatatttgtaaaatttgaagatattgTAGCAGCGATTAGagcaaaaaaagatttaaatggTAGATTTTTTGGTGGTAGACAAGTTTCTGctcaattttttgatgaaCAAAGATTTGATAGATTGGATTTAGCTCCATCTCAAGCGGAATTACAAAGATccaaacaaaaagaaaattttaaataatgtgcgttaatttaaaatgatttgCTGTATGTTATTATGTAAAGAATTATTGTATTGTTGATGTaagagaacaaaaaaaaaagttattgaaattagaaattaaatttacttagcttaatttataatcattatttatttttgttaatatttttttttattattgataatgaatttttatgttTTCAGGGGacttagtaattttttattatatattaaaggaTTTggcatttatatttattcatattattattctcGACATACAGTATTTTCTGTAAAATTGAGATAATTCACATTATATTACTATCTCTTTAATGAATATGTTGCAAGCGAATACTGAAAACTTTTATATGGTCaatgaaaaagaataaattttttacttttttcaaaaaactttttttaataagtaaaataaaagcCTTTACATACTTTTTCCaatcattaaagaaaaataaaataaagataaagaaaaaataatatataataatgcatAAAACTTTTCtctttaataaacatttactccaatgaatttaattttaattccaaCCACTATTAGTATTGTCTGCAGGTTCGTCGGCCCAATTACCACTACCAGTAGTACTAGTAGTAAAATCCTCTCCACCAAATGTAGATTGTGGGGCAACAGGAGTTTCATCCCAACTACCAGTGGTAGTGGTAGTAGTTTCGGTAGGTTGGGGGGCAACAGGAGTTTCATCCCAGCTACCAGCAGTTCCAGCAGTTCCACCAGTTTGTGGAGCAACGGGAGTCTCATTCCAACCACCACCACTACTACTAGGATTAGTATCCCAGGTGCTAGTTGTAATTGTTGTAGTTGTTGTAGCTGTAGTTTCTTCACCCCAACCACCACCACCACTAGGTTTGGTGGTAGTTTCACCTTCCCAAGTATTTGGTGCATCACCACTATCCCAACTACTACTAGGTTCTTCAACAGGAGTATCCCAACTAGTAGAATTAGTAGCAATTGCGGCTACGGCAGGATTTACACTACCGGGAGCAGGATTAGTAACTGAAGCATCCCATTCCGATGAAGGTTCATTATCCCAATTACTAGTAGAGGGTTCAAAAGTATTAAATGACGGTTTTTCAGGGATAGCTTCTGCATCTTTTTCAGCCTCTTCAGGATCTCTGTAAAAGAACATATCAACCATAACATCCCAAGGTGTTTCACGCGGAATGGTGGCTCGAAGTCTTAATACTTCTCTCGCTAACAACCAATAAATTAAACCAATAGAATGTTTTGCCTTATTATTTGTTGGAATCGCTACATCAATATATCTTAACGGTGAATCAGTATCTGTTAATGCAATCACTGGAATATTAACATATGATGCTTCTTTAATGGCTTGATGATCGGTTCTCGGATCTGTAACTATAATCAATCTTGGTTCTTTAAATGATCTTGTAATGTAATTGGTAAATGTACCAGGTGTGAACCTTCCTGCGATAGGTTGCGCTCCTGTATATGATGCGTACTTTAATACAGCTCTTTGACCATATGGACGTGCTGAAATTACTACTACGTCAGCCGGATTCTCAATAGCACAAATAATACGGGcagcaaaaattaatttttcccATGTTTTaccaatattaataatatgaacacctaaattaaaatttagtcgaataaatataaaattcttttttatttatttagctttaatataatatacttgCCGTCAGCACGACGTTTCCAAACGTAAGGAGTCATTTGAACGTTCAAGTTCTTTGCACCAAGATGGCAAGTTGCCGAAAGGAGAAGTTGAATATCCTCTTCCGTGgctattcaaataaaaaaaatcattttattttttcttctaataaatACTAGTTTAAATATAGGAATTTTGCAAATACCATTCAAGATGGCAGGAAATTTAGACATCGCTATTTTTTGCGTTCACGGGATAGTTTATTTTCGCTGATGTATCCGAAGAGAGGGAAATTTCTGATATCTGAGAAcctcattttttaaataattttttttttttttgatcaatctATCACGTGATtgataattgaatttttttatattatatacagtttacaatttatatatattcatatcaaaatatcaaaaaaagaaagaaaaaatatttatgaaaataaaactCTCTACTAAACTATACAAAATCctgatttttataatgtttaatttgTAAAACTATTTAGAatcataattatgaaatttaaattcatgaAAGTTCTTTCATATTGATTCTATacgatttaataattatttcaaatataaataatgaaaaaaaaaatgctaatttgtattaaataaacagataataattcaaagttgtcagatattttttttaaaaacattaaccaaactgataaattaaatttttctcttACCATGTTACAAAATTTTGAGATTCGGTTTGGTGATAATGTGCTAAAGTGCACGTAGTCACCGACGTTCAACTTGAAAATGTACTAGTCTtcttatcaataataatatcagcTAAAAAAGaacctaaaattaaaatcaagttaaaattttattttaaattgtacTACAAAACCTTTAACATTGGAAGGAACTATTACCTAAATTTTATTCCATGCTGGATAGCCTGACTAtcacatattattatattcttacAATATCTAgtaaattatagaaaaattgttaaatttgcagtaatttttaatgtaaaattggATTTCATAACTTATGCCATTCTTACTTTATAAAAAGCTATTTTACCAGTCATTTGATTTTGGTATCGGTCCCCAATTATCAGTTTCACCATTATTTTGATTGGAATTAGAGTCCCATCCTACAtctgcataaaaaaaaaaattcaaaaagagTCTCacataaaatagtaataaggATCTTTTAATTCACCATTTTTCTTATCGGTGGAAGATTCACCCCAGCTTGGATtgtctataaattaaatgatgattaaaaatattaaatatgataacTCAATCgagtcaaataataattacaaaccGTTATTCCAGTTGTTATCTTTTTCTTGCTCCGTTTGCTCTGCCCAGCTGTTTCCGCTGCCAAATCCTTCCTCAACATCAACAGATTTATTGTGAAAATCTTTATTGTTTTGCTGATCACTATATTTTCTTCCTCCCCCGCGTCTATCACCATACCCTCCACCACGATTACGTCTTCCACCGCGATCACCACCGCGATCACCACCTCCTCGTCCACGTCCACGACCGCCCCTTCCTCCATGTTCGTTACCATGAGGATTTCTTCTATAATTTCGATTATCGTTTTGAGATCCATTCCTATTGGAATTCTCATCACGAGAACCATTCTTATATGGATTTCCTCCACCACGCGAATTGTTTCTTTGGTTACGTGAATTATTCCATTCAGGTTCTTTTTTCTCCACATCCCATTCTCGGTCATCACGGTTCTTGTTTTTACGTGTGGCATTTTCTTCGCGTTCATCACTTTTGGGTTTAAACAATAACATTTTTAGATATTGAATTAAACCGAATAAAGAAACAAATATAAGCAAACATTATAATGCATACTCGATTTGTTGCTGCAAATGTCTTTGTTGAACTTCATGTCGTCgcttttcttcttcttcttcctccAATTTTCTCTTCTGAATCTCTAAATTTTCTGATTCCTTTTTCCTTCGTATTTCATCTTCCTTCTTGAATTGAGCTTCTTCTTCTTCGACCACCTTCGAATTGcgaaattattatcaaataaatttatttattaaaaagaggtaatagtttattaattttaatctttataaaaattaccttACGCTTTtcctcaatttttttattttgctcCTTCATTTTTTCAATGCGCTTGGAtaattcttcttcattatatttctaaaaaaaatttaaaataatgaataaaaataaaaatagaaataaaaatttatgtataacTTACTTGACGAGTATTGCTACCGGACAAAACTCGATTTTCATTAACATAAGGGACAGAATCAGATTTAGGTGCCGAATCAGAACCAGTTTTTAGAGCATTATCATGCCTGGTAGCAGTGTCAGATTTGGGAGCATGAATACTATCGTTAATGGTACTAGATTTTCTTGAGGACCTAGAATCAttgtctttttcttttttttcattctcaTTATACGATTCAGGGtctaaagaaatatatattttttattatcgatATTATcgatatagaatttttatttaagatttaaaatgaataatgtACCTTCATTATTTTGATTTCTGCCACCTCCGCGTGACTTATGACTATGACCTCTAGAATCATTATCTCCTCCATGATCACGTCTGTGATTATTATCACGTGGATATCTTCTATTGCTACGGCCTCCTCCTCTTGGTCTATTCCAGCGTCGTCCACCGCGCGTCCCACGATCACTGCGATCACGATGTTTACTATCGTCTCGTCTTTGTTGATGATGATTATGTTGAGTTTGTTGAGTTTGTTGAGTTTGTTGACTTTGCTGATTATGTTGATCATTAACCCATTCAGTTGTATTTCTGATAGTTTCATCAGACTCTTCAATATGATTCCATGTATCATTATTTTCCGTAGTAGTAGTGCCCCAATTATCATCTccagcatttttttcatttttttcttcccATCCACTGTTATCTGGTGGATTATCCCAACCTGTACCTTCTTCAGTACCCCAACCACTCGTATTTTCGTTAGCGACCGGATTGACATCGGTTGGGACATCATCc
Proteins encoded:
- a CDS encoding structural constituent of ribosome variant 2 codes for the protein MSKFPAILNATEEDIQLLLSATCHLGAKNLNVQMTPYVWKRRADGVHIINIARPYGQRAVLKYASYTGAQPIAGRFTPGTFTNYITRSFKEPRLIIVTDPRTDHQAIKEASYVNIPVIALTDTDSPLRYIDVAIPTNNKAKHSIGLIYWLLAREVLRLRATIPRETPWDVMVDMFFYRDPEEAEKDAEAIPEKPSFNTFEPSTSNWDNEPSSEWDASVTNPAPGSVNPAVAAIATNSTSWDTPVEEPSSSWDSGDAPNTWEGETTTKPSGGGGWGEETTATTTTTITTSTWDTNPSSSGGGWNETPVAPQTGGTAGTAGSWDETPVAPQPTETTTTTTGSWDETPVAPQSTFGGEDFTTSTTGSGNWADEPADNTNSGWN
- a CDS encoding 40S ribosomal uS2 domain-containing protein, which translates into the protein MSKFPAILNATEEDIQLLLSATCHLGAKNLNVQMTPYVWKRRADGVHIINIGKTWEKLIFAARIICAIENPADVVVISARPYGQRAVLKYASYTGAQPIAGRFTPGTFTNYITRSFKEPRLIIVTDPRTDHQAIKEASYVNIPVIALTDTDSPLRYIDVAIPTNNKAKHSIGLIYWLLAREVLRLRATIPRETPWDVMVDMFFYRDPEEAEKDAEAIPEKPSFNTFEPSTSNWDNEPSSEWDASVTNPAPGSVNPAVAAIATNSTSWDTPVEEPSSSWDSGDAPNTWEGETTTKPSGGGGWGEETTATTTTTITTSTWDTNPSSSGGGWNETPVAPQTGGTAGTAGSWDETPVAPQPTETTTTTTGSWDETPVAPQSTFGGEDFTTSTTGSGNWADEPADNTNSGWN